A single window of Gossypium hirsutum isolate 1008001.06 chromosome A10, Gossypium_hirsutum_v2.1, whole genome shotgun sequence DNA harbors:
- the LOC107896711 gene encoding receptor-like cytoplasmic kinase 176 isoform X1 — MYYRHCSIAYINKGSSVIRTTWSLVPAAGALVFVIVIMGFIWFYKSCKNFSKRSSETGSSDPSALMEWNKGAGPSSSASQSLFEPQGARQFRLEELDQATKHFSDGNLIGFGSFGPVYKGWLHGIVVAIKRHPGAPREEFIAGVKYLSEIRHRNLVTLLGYCQESGSRMLIYECIPNGSICNHLYDTGREAPTRLEFKQRLSIALGAARGLCHLHSLQPPLMHKNFKKANVLVDENFTAKVADAGIAMLLERIEEAGSSHSSSINVFQDPEVDALGSFTEMSDVYSFGVFLLELITGREEAMHIDYLRSNESLIQLVQSRLSSNELVDYRLGGTFTMDGIRDLIKLTLKCMCFPGKWRLNMNMVVVELERIHEKEMELTTVRGEGTSKIALGSELFASK; from the exons ATGTACTATCGCCATTGCTCAATTGCCTACATCAATAAAGGAAGTTCAGTCATAAGGACCACTTGGTCTCTGGTTCCTGCAGCAG GGGCTCTTGTATTCGTCATTGTAATCATGGGATTCATTTGGTTTTACAAATCATGTAAGAACTTTTCAAAAAGAAGTTCAGAGACTGGCTCCTCAGATCCTTCTGCATTAA TGGAGTGGAATAAAGGAGCTGGGCCCAGTTCATCAGCTAGCCAGTCTTTATTTGAACCTCAAGGAGCAAGGCAATTCAGACTAGAAGAGTTGGACCAAGCTACCAAGCATTTCTCAGATGGTAATCTTATTGGATTTGGAAGTTTCGGTCCGGTCTATAAAGGTTGGCTTCATGGCATTGTTGTGGCTATCAAAAGACATCCAGGGGCTCCTCGAGAGGAGTTCATTGCAGGG GTAAAGTATCTGTCAGAGATTCGACATCGGAATTTGGTTACTCTTCTAGGGTACTGTCAAGAAAGTGGATCTCGAATGTTGATATATGAATGTATACCTAATGGAAGCATCTGCAATCATCTTTATG ATACCGGACGAGAGGCTCCAACTAGACTAGAGTTCAAGCAAAGGTTATCAATAGCTCTGGGGGCTGCTAGAG GTTTATGCCATTTGCATAGCCTGCAACCCCCATTAATGCATAAGAACTTCAAAAAAGCCAATGTCTTGGTTGATGAGAACTTCACTGCTAAGGTTGCAGATGCAGGGATAGCAATGTTACTTGAAAGGATAGAAGAAGCAGGTTCATCTCACAGTTCTAGCATCAATGTTTTCCAAGATCCAGA GGTGGATGCATTGGGGAGCTTCACCGAAATGAGTGATGTATACAGCTTTGGAGTGTTTCTTTTGGAGCTCATAACTGGACGGGAGGAGGCCATGCATATCGATTACCTAAGATCCAATGAGAGCTTAATTCAATTG GTACAATCACGGCTGAGTTCCAATGAACTTGTGGACTACAGACTAGGTGGAACCTTTACTATGGATGGCATTAGGGATTTGATCAAGCTGACACTAAAATGCATGTGTTTTCCTGGAAAATGGAGACTGAATATGAATATGGTTGTGGTTGAGCTAGAAAGGATCCATGAAAAAGAGATGGAACTGACAACAGTCAGAGGTGAAGGTACTTCAAAAATTGCTCTAGGCAGTGAGCTATTTGCTTCAAAATAA
- the LOC107896711 gene encoding probable serine/threonine-protein kinase PBL2 isoform X2, giving the protein MSKIAVIIIVAAGALVFVIVIMGFIWFYKSCKNFSKRSSETGSSDPSALMEWNKGAGPSSSASQSLFEPQGARQFRLEELDQATKHFSDGNLIGFGSFGPVYKGWLHGIVVAIKRHPGAPREEFIAGVKYLSEIRHRNLVTLLGYCQESGSRMLIYECIPNGSICNHLYDTGREAPTRLEFKQRLSIALGAARGLCHLHSLQPPLMHKNFKKANVLVDENFTAKVADAGIAMLLERIEEAGSSHSSSINVFQDPEVDALGSFTEMSDVYSFGVFLLELITGREEAMHIDYLRSNESLIQLVQSRLSSNELVDYRLGGTFTMDGIRDLIKLTLKCMCFPGKWRLNMNMVVVELERIHEKEMELTTVRGEGTSKIALGSELFASK; this is encoded by the exons ATGTCAAAGATTGCAGTGATAATTATTGTAGCTGCAGGGGCTCTTGTATTCGTCATTGTAATCATGGGATTCATTTGGTTTTACAAATCATGTAAGAACTTTTCAAAAAGAAGTTCAGAGACTGGCTCCTCAGATCCTTCTGCATTAA TGGAGTGGAATAAAGGAGCTGGGCCCAGTTCATCAGCTAGCCAGTCTTTATTTGAACCTCAAGGAGCAAGGCAATTCAGACTAGAAGAGTTGGACCAAGCTACCAAGCATTTCTCAGATGGTAATCTTATTGGATTTGGAAGTTTCGGTCCGGTCTATAAAGGTTGGCTTCATGGCATTGTTGTGGCTATCAAAAGACATCCAGGGGCTCCTCGAGAGGAGTTCATTGCAGGG GTAAAGTATCTGTCAGAGATTCGACATCGGAATTTGGTTACTCTTCTAGGGTACTGTCAAGAAAGTGGATCTCGAATGTTGATATATGAATGTATACCTAATGGAAGCATCTGCAATCATCTTTATG ATACCGGACGAGAGGCTCCAACTAGACTAGAGTTCAAGCAAAGGTTATCAATAGCTCTGGGGGCTGCTAGAG GTTTATGCCATTTGCATAGCCTGCAACCCCCATTAATGCATAAGAACTTCAAAAAAGCCAATGTCTTGGTTGATGAGAACTTCACTGCTAAGGTTGCAGATGCAGGGATAGCAATGTTACTTGAAAGGATAGAAGAAGCAGGTTCATCTCACAGTTCTAGCATCAATGTTTTCCAAGATCCAGA GGTGGATGCATTGGGGAGCTTCACCGAAATGAGTGATGTATACAGCTTTGGAGTGTTTCTTTTGGAGCTCATAACTGGACGGGAGGAGGCCATGCATATCGATTACCTAAGATCCAATGAGAGCTTAATTCAATTG GTACAATCACGGCTGAGTTCCAATGAACTTGTGGACTACAGACTAGGTGGAACCTTTACTATGGATGGCATTAGGGATTTGATCAAGCTGACACTAAAATGCATGTGTTTTCCTGGAAAATGGAGACTGAATATGAATATGGTTGTGGTTGAGCTAGAAAGGATCCATGAAAAAGAGATGGAACTGACAACAGTCAGAGGTGAAGGTACTTCAAAAATTGCTCTAGGCAGTGAGCTATTTGCTTCAAAATAA